Within the Syntrophorhabdaceae bacterium genome, the region TCCACTACATTCATATTGTTATTATCTCTTTTGTGGTGGAAATTGTCAATCCCGGCTGCTTTCTTTGATCTCATGGTTTTATTACCCTGCCCCTCATTCTCTCCTCAGCGCGGAGAGAACCTGTTTTGGTTCCAGAGATCTGTAGACTGCACAAGAGCCTACCTTTTTGGACACCCGCAGGAGATGAGCCTCTCTCCACACCTGGGGCATCTCTCCATATAGCAGTCATCATGATGAAGGGCCCGGAGCGTGATATGACAGACAGGACACCGTTCTGTATCGCTTTCGGAATAGGGAATTCTCGCAAGGGTAATGTTGTCCTGGTATTCTATATAGTTCCTCGTACAGGTCTTCGTTTTCGGATCATTGGGGTCTTTACCGCAGCTTCTGCATTTCGTCATAAGGCAATGAAGATACAATAGAGGAGCAGGTGAAGTAAAGAATTTCTGGTAAGGCGTTTTCTGATGCCGGCATGTGTATGCAAGAAGTCCGACAGTGACAATTAGGAGGGATTGGGACGGGACCTGACCCATAATGCAGTGGCAGGCCCCTGATTTCAGGGGCGATCAGATGAGGCAGCTTGTCTTATCGCCTCTCCCAGGAAAGCGGCCTTGCGTAGCTTCATCAGGTGGTTGATGATGAAGTCGATGCGAGAGGCCGTGATGGCCTCGTGATAGGCAGCCTTCTTCACACTCTCCGGTGATGACGTTTGTCCGATGAGCCTTTCTATGGCCGTCAGAAGCGCGTCTGTCCGGTCGATGACCGCACGTTCTTCGTCGCTCATTTCCTCAAGCTCGAACAGATTGAATTGGCTCTCTTTGAGAAGAAGGCTGTCTACGAGGGCACGGAGCTTATTGTACGTGGGGCAGGCACCCGACAGGATCTTGGCGAGAGCTATGGCCTGATGTTCGGGTTTCAGGCGTGCGAGTTCCTGTGCTTGGGCGTTAGTCAGCTTGCCCTTTATCACGAGCTTTCTATTCTCCTCGGTGAGGTTGAGTAAGCGTATCTTCTCGTCGATGCGCCAGACCTGCCGGAAGCCCATCTTGGTAGCCAGTTGCTCCGCCGTCCATCCGCGATCCATGAGGCCTTTATAGGCCAGGGCGATCTCGATGACGTTTAAGTCCTCTCGCTGGATGTTCTCGAGGAGGGCAAGTTCCTCGACCAGATCGTCGTTCATTTCGTCGATCACTGCCGGCATGTGGGTGAGTCCTTTGATGAGAGAGGCGCGGAAGCGTCTCTCTCCTGCAACGATCATATAGCGTCCTTCCCTGGGTGTGACGAGAATAGGCTGCCTCACACCGTACTCTCTGATGGAGGCGGCAAGCTCTTCGAGTTTGACTTGATCGAAGTCCTTACGTGGCTGATTGGGGTTCGGGAATATGTCGGTTATGGGTAGTTTAGCTGTGCCGGTCATAGTAATGCTCCTTTCAAGATCTGTGAGGTTGTCTCTTCGATCCCGTCATGCAGATGGACGACCTCTATACCGTGATCAAGAAGCCTGATGCCGATATCCTGGTAGCGGTGGCAGCGCCGAGGATCGTTCTCAAGACACATGAGGACCTGTTTACTTTGATTGTTGAGCCGGCAGAGGAAGTCAATGCCACTTTCTTGCGCAGGGCCGTACTTGCCTCCTAATACATCGCCTCTCCATACGTAGACTTCGAGGCCGAAG harbors:
- a CDS encoding ParB/RepB/Spo0J family partition protein; the encoded protein is MTGTAKLPITDIFPNPNQPRKDFDQVKLEELAASIREYGVRQPILVTPREGRYMIVAGERRFRASLIKGLTHMPAVIDEMNDDLVEELALLENIQREDLNVIEIALAYKGLMDRGWTAEQLATKMGFRQVWRIDEKIRLLNLTEENRKLVIKGKLTNAQAQELARLKPEHQAIALAKILSGACPTYNKLRALVDSLLLKESQFNLFELEEMSDEERAVIDRTDALLTAIERLIGQTSSPESVKKAAYHEAITASRIDFIINHLMKLRKAAFLGEAIRQAASSDRP
- a CDS encoding DUF488 domain-containing protein, producing MIYSIGYQKMTLDTLEETLKAYSITLLIDIRSVPYSRKPEFNRKKLEKRFGLEVYVWRGDVLGGKYGPAQESGIDFLCRLNNQSKQVLMCLENDPRRCHRYQDIGIRLLDHGIEVVHLHDGIEETTSQILKGALL